A section of the Chryseobacterium scophthalmum genome encodes:
- a CDS encoding CinA family nicotinamide mononucleotide deamidase-related protein, with protein MQNAVLITIGDEILSGNTVDTNSNFIATELKNIGIKVSQIITISDEIETIKSTLKSAFEMGDLVITTGGLGPTRDDKTKKALAEFFDDEIALDEATFEHLKAYMERRGRIEILERNREQAFVPTKSTVFQNHFGTAPCMMMQQNGKLSFSLPGVPYEVKPLIKDQIIPYLKEKFNLNYISTRIVSVVGIPESILADQIEEWELALPKNLALSYLPVGTRVKLRLTATGTDENVLQVQLEDEIQKLFPIIGENIIATSEDKIEKILGEILSEKKLTISTAESCTGGELALLVTSNPGSSKYFIGGVVAYATQKKTDILGVSEGIIERFTVVSEEVAREMAEGCQNLFKTDISLSTTGVAGPGKGEDGKEVGLVYYTIKVKNESQTFKLYMPHLDRQDFIYFVSQKIIQDLVGILIAQ; from the coding sequence ATGCAAAACGCAGTTCTTATCACCATTGGTGACGAAATTCTTTCAGGAAATACAGTTGATACCAATTCAAATTTTATTGCTACCGAACTTAAAAATATAGGCATAAAGGTTTCTCAGATCATTACCATTTCAGACGAAATAGAAACCATAAAAAGTACATTGAAGTCGGCTTTTGAAATGGGAGATTTGGTGATTACTACAGGAGGTTTGGGACCAACAAGAGATGATAAAACCAAAAAAGCTTTGGCCGAATTTTTTGATGATGAAATTGCTTTGGATGAAGCTACTTTTGAACATCTTAAAGCTTATATGGAAAGACGTGGTCGCATAGAAATTTTAGAAAGAAATCGTGAACAGGCTTTTGTGCCTACAAAATCTACGGTTTTTCAAAATCATTTCGGAACAGCACCTTGTATGATGATGCAACAAAACGGAAAACTTTCTTTCAGTTTACCAGGCGTTCCGTACGAAGTAAAACCTTTGATAAAAGACCAGATCATTCCTTATTTAAAAGAAAAATTTAATCTTAATTATATTTCTACAAGAATCGTTTCTGTAGTCGGAATTCCCGAAAGTATTTTGGCAGACCAAATTGAAGAATGGGAACTTGCTTTACCGAAAAATCTTGCTTTATCTTATCTTCCTGTCGGAACGAGGGTGAAACTGAGATTAACTGCTACAGGAACTGATGAAAATGTGTTGCAAGTTCAGCTTGAAGACGAAATTCAAAAATTATTTCCGATTATCGGAGAAAATATCATCGCAACTTCTGAAGATAAAATTGAGAAAATTTTAGGTGAAATTTTAAGCGAAAAAAAATTAACCATTTCGACTGCTGAAAGTTGTACGGGCGGAGAATTGGCTCTTTTGGTCACTTCAAATCCGGGAAGCTCTAAATATTTTATTGGTGGAGTCGTAGCCTACGCAACGCAGAAAAAAACAGATATTCTTGGCGTTTCAGAAGGGATTATTGAACGTTTTACGGTTGTAAGCGAAGAAGTTGCACGCGAAATGGCAGAAGGGTGCCAAAATTTATTTAAAACTGATATTTCTCTTTCTACAACCGGTGTTGCAGGACCCGGAAAAGGTGAAGATGGAAAAGAGGTAGGATTGGTTTATTACACGATAAAAGTGAAAAATGAATCTCAAACTTTTAAATTGTATATGCCTCATTTAGACAGACAAGATTTTATTTATTTTGTCTCTCAGAAAATTATTCAGGATTTGGTGGGGATTTTAATTGCTCAATAA
- a CDS encoding LytR/AlgR family response regulator transcription factor → MKIRSVIVDDEKIAREVLRNYLTKYCPQIEILGEAENIKEAVPLIAEMQPQLVFLDVEMPFGNAFDVLEATKEFSYETIFITAFSQYSLQALNKSASYYILKPIDIQELILAVDKVAESIEKKDELNRNKILLENLKLKPEKQQLILPTLQGFDVVKTEDIVRLQADGNFTQVYLTDGSKKMVCRFLKHFDDLLENPFVRVHRSHIINTHFVKSYHKSGTATLSDNSEIEVSGSFKDQFLKVFS, encoded by the coding sequence ATGAAAATAAGATCTGTGATCGTTGACGACGAAAAAATTGCAAGAGAAGTTCTGAGAAATTATCTCACAAAATATTGCCCGCAAATTGAGATCTTGGGAGAGGCTGAAAATATCAAAGAAGCAGTTCCTTTGATTGCAGAAATGCAGCCGCAACTCGTTTTTTTGGATGTCGAAATGCCTTTCGGAAATGCTTTTGATGTTTTGGAAGCAACCAAAGAATTCTCTTACGAAACCATTTTTATCACGGCTTTTTCGCAATATTCTTTACAGGCTTTAAACAAATCTGCGAGTTATTATATTTTAAAACCAATTGATATTCAGGAATTGATTTTGGCAGTGGATAAAGTCGCAGAAAGCATTGAAAAGAAAGACGAATTAAACCGAAACAAAATCCTCCTCGAAAATTTAAAATTAAAACCGGAAAAACAACAGTTGATTCTCCCGACTTTACAAGGTTTCGATGTCGTAAAAACGGAAGATATTGTAAGACTTCAGGCAGATGGAAATTTTACGCAGGTTTATCTTACAGACGGTTCAAAGAAGATGGTTTGCAGGTTTTTAAAGCATTTTGATGATTTGCTGGAAAACCCTTTCGTGAGAGTTCATCGCTCCCACATCATCAATACTCATTTTGTAAAATCTTATCATAAAAGCGGAACTGCAACTTTATCAGACAATTCTGAGATTGAAGTTTCAGGAAGTTTCAAAGACCAGTTTTTGAAAGTTTTTTCATGA
- a CDS encoding tetratricopeptide repeat-containing sensor histidine kinase: MILFLFMIFGNILYSQSTNNVWKEVEAESEKLKKAVETKNESAEAESYYNIGETFFNDRNFSKSEEYFLKSKNIYEKLNDKQNLEKVIRKLAQSQENQNKLRSAQSNYQKASKIGYSKSKRSLNANDASRLSSPAPENKAEAIQNNIQISEKENNKQDLAASYSQMADVNIENKNIPKAEENLNTAYQISKEQAPQQALAINQKLTNFYVDNKDFDKAIEAKRSVLKENFVKENSQKKVEQIQELAEIYIKKNDPKEAIVLLKNAYDIALQKGHTLEAQKSVKKLDSLYNISENTNASVQLYRDFLGKLPDLVSKDRSLVDNKILEDTEQRISQLEQEKKLKDELIRKKNIFNYSLIGVLVLLTGLIIFIFRTLKKVQIKNKKIALQSLRREMNPHFIFNSLNSVNHFIATNNELEANQYLTKFSKLMRGVMENSSEDFIPFQQELDLLQNYLALEKTRFADKFDYEIEVDESLNTQSLKVPGMLIQPFLENAVWHGLRYRTEKGFLSLKFEKNNDSLNIFIEDNGIGIEESKKQKTEHQKSRKGRGMKNTLERIALLNDLYKKNIVCTVKDSENGVFVEVSMII, translated from the coding sequence TGAATCTTATTACAATATTGGCGAAACATTTTTTAATGATAGAAATTTTTCTAAAAGTGAAGAGTATTTTCTAAAATCTAAAAATATTTACGAAAAGCTTAATGACAAGCAGAATCTCGAAAAAGTAATTCGAAAACTGGCGCAGTCTCAGGAAAACCAGAATAAACTAAGGTCTGCACAAAGCAATTACCAAAAGGCTTCAAAAATTGGATATTCTAAATCAAAAAGAAGTTTGAATGCGAATGATGCTTCAAGACTTTCTTCTCCGGCGCCAGAAAATAAAGCTGAAGCTATTCAGAATAATATTCAGATCAGCGAAAAAGAAAATAATAAACAAGATCTTGCCGCAAGTTACAGCCAAATGGCAGATGTAAATATTGAAAATAAAAATATTCCGAAAGCCGAAGAAAACCTGAATACAGCTTACCAAATTTCGAAAGAACAGGCGCCGCAACAGGCTTTGGCGATCAATCAGAAATTGACCAATTTTTATGTAGATAATAAAGATTTTGATAAAGCGATAGAAGCTAAAAGATCAGTTTTAAAAGAAAATTTCGTTAAAGAAAATTCTCAGAAAAAAGTAGAGCAAATTCAGGAATTGGCAGAAATTTACATCAAAAAAAATGATCCAAAGGAAGCGATTGTCCTATTGAAAAATGCTTATGACATTGCCTTGCAGAAAGGTCATACCCTTGAAGCGCAGAAAAGTGTGAAAAAACTCGATAGTCTTTATAACATTTCTGAAAACACCAATGCTTCGGTACAGCTTTACCGTGATTTTCTCGGAAAATTACCTGATTTGGTTTCCAAAGACAGAAGCTTAGTTGATAATAAGATCCTTGAAGATACTGAGCAAAGAATTTCACAACTTGAGCAGGAAAAAAAACTGAAAGATGAGCTGATTCGCAAGAAAAACATTTTTAATTACAGTTTAATTGGTGTGCTGGTTTTACTGACAGGTTTAATAATTTTCATTTTCAGAACCTTGAAAAAAGTTCAGATTAAAAACAAAAAAATTGCGTTACAATCGTTGCGTCGTGAGATGAATCCGCATTTTATTTTCAACAGTTTAAATTCTGTCAATCATTTTATTGCGACCAATAATGAACTGGAAGCCAATCAATATTTAACCAAATTTTCAAAATTAATGCGTGGCGTAATGGAAAATTCAAGTGAAGATTTCATACCGTTTCAGCAGGAATTAGATTTGCTTCAGAATTATCTGGCTTTAGAAAAAACACGTTTTGCCGATAAATTCGATTACGAAATTGAAGTTGATGAAAGCTTAAATACCCAAAGCCTAAAAGTTCCGGGAATGTTGATACAGCCATTTTTGGAAAATGCGGTTTGGCACGGCTTAAGATACCGGACTGAAAAGGGCTTTTTAAGTTTAAAATTTGAAAAAAATAACGATTCACTTAATATTTTCATTGAGGATAACGGCATCGGAATTGAAGAAAGTAAAAAACAAAAAACCGAACATCAAAAAAGCAGAAAAGGTCGCGGTATGAAAAATACTTTAGAAAGAATTGCTTTGCTGAATGATTTGTACAAAAAAAATATTGTTTGTACGGTAAAAGATTCTGAAAACGGAGTTTTTGTTGAGGTTTCAATGATAATTTAA
- a CDS encoding M13 family metallopeptidase, with amino-acid sequence MKKLTLSLFLLAGVCSQNTLNAQTKSTKTITTDKGLDISLMDKSVRPQDDFYNYVSGTWMKTAKIPSDKPTWGSFNKLADDTDNNSMTILNSLLKDKFAEGSEGKKIQDLYATYMNMDKRNADGIKPIQENIDKIDAIKNLADLQNYLISVTKDGENNFYGWGVYSDLKDSNMNAVYLGDASLGMGRDYYQKVDAKNTEALAEYQKYVASMLKELGYKNADAAAKGIVDYEKSIAKHLLTNEQSRDNTLQYNPKTMAELKALVKNVDIPAYLKKVGVNTDRVIIGELGYYKNFDQLVNAKTLPVIKDYLKFHMISGSASYLSEKLGDAKFAFYGKYLRGQQEQRALNKRGYELINGSLGEAFGKLYVEKYFPAEAKAQMVELIDYLKKSFAVHINGLTWMSATTKEKAMTKLNKFTVKVAYPDTWKDYSKLNIVPESKGGNLYANLQNISEWQYNKDLAKIGKPVDKTEWGMTPQTVNAYYNPVYNEIVFPAAILQPPFFNPQADAAVNFGGIGAVIGHEMSHGFDDSGAQFDAEGNLVDWWTPEDKANFEKATKALASQYDKYEPVKGTFVNGTFTNGENIADLGGVNIAYDALQMYLKDKGNPGSISGYTQDQRFFLSWATVWRTLSSEKYMVNQVKTDPHSPGYFRSFGPLTNVDAFYKAFDVKPGDKLYKKPEDRIKIW; translated from the coding sequence ATGAAAAAATTAACACTTTCTTTGTTTTTATTAGCTGGAGTTTGTTCACAAAATACATTGAACGCTCAGACTAAATCTACCAAAACAATTACTACTGATAAAGGTTTAGACATCAGTTTGATGGATAAATCTGTTCGCCCGCAAGATGATTTTTACAATTACGTGAGCGGAACTTGGATGAAAACTGCTAAAATCCCTTCTGATAAACCAACATGGGGAAGTTTCAACAAACTGGCAGATGATACCGACAACAATTCAATGACTATCTTAAACTCTCTTCTTAAAGATAAATTTGCAGAAGGAAGTGAAGGTAAAAAAATCCAGGATTTGTACGCAACGTACATGAATATGGATAAGAGAAATGCAGACGGAATCAAGCCTATTCAGGAAAACATCGACAAAATTGATGCGATCAAGAATCTTGCTGATCTTCAGAATTATTTAATTTCAGTTACCAAAGACGGAGAAAATAATTTCTACGGGTGGGGTGTTTATTCAGACTTGAAAGATTCTAATATGAATGCAGTTTACCTTGGTGATGCTTCATTAGGAATGGGTAGAGATTACTATCAAAAAGTAGATGCTAAAAACACAGAAGCTCTTGCAGAATATCAGAAGTATGTAGCTTCTATGCTGAAAGAATTAGGTTACAAAAATGCTGATGCAGCTGCAAAAGGAATTGTAGACTACGAAAAAAGCATTGCAAAACATTTGTTAACAAATGAGCAAAGCCGTGATAATACGCTTCAGTATAACCCTAAAACAATGGCTGAACTGAAAGCTTTGGTTAAAAATGTAGATATTCCTGCTTATCTTAAAAAAGTTGGAGTAAATACAGACAGAGTAATCATCGGTGAATTAGGATATTACAAAAACTTTGATCAATTGGTAAATGCTAAAACGCTTCCTGTGATTAAAGATTATTTGAAATTCCACATGATCAGCGGAAGTGCTTCTTATTTAAGTGAAAAATTAGGAGATGCTAAATTTGCTTTCTATGGTAAATATTTAAGAGGTCAGCAAGAGCAGAGAGCTTTAAACAAAAGAGGTTATGAGCTAATCAACGGTTCTTTGGGTGAAGCTTTCGGTAAATTATATGTTGAAAAATACTTCCCGGCTGAAGCAAAAGCTCAGATGGTTGAGTTGATCGATTACTTAAAGAAAAGTTTTGCAGTTCACATCAATGGTTTAACGTGGATGTCTGCTACAACTAAGGAAAAAGCAATGACTAAATTGAATAAATTTACAGTGAAAGTTGCTTATCCTGATACATGGAAAGATTATTCTAAATTGAATATCGTTCCTGAATCTAAAGGTGGAAATCTATACGCAAACCTTCAGAATATTTCTGAATGGCAATACAATAAAGATTTAGCAAAAATCGGAAAACCGGTTGATAAAACAGAATGGGGAATGACTCCACAAACTGTAAATGCATATTACAACCCAGTATATAACGAGATTGTTTTCCCAGCTGCGATTCTTCAACCGCCTTTCTTCAATCCTCAAGCTGATGCTGCAGTAAACTTTGGTGGAATCGGTGCCGTAATCGGTCACGAAATGAGCCACGGATTTGATGATTCAGGAGCACAGTTTGATGCAGAAGGTAATTTAGTTGACTGGTGGACTCCGGAAGACAAAGCTAACTTCGAAAAAGCAACTAAAGCTTTAGCTTCTCAATATGACAAATACGAACCTGTAAAAGGAACTTTCGTAAACGGTACGTTCACAAACGGTGAAAACATTGCAGATTTAGGTGGTGTAAACATTGCTTACGATGCACTTCAAATGTATTTAAAAGATAAAGGAAACCCTGGATCAATCAGTGGTTATACTCAAGATCAAAGATTCTTCTTAAGCTGGGCAACTGTTTGGAGAACTTTATCAAGTGAAAAGTATATGGTAAACCAAGTAAAAACAGATCCGCACTCTCCTGGATATTTCAGAAGTTTCGGTCCGTTAACAAACGTTGATGCTTTCTACAAAGCATTTGATGTGAAACCTGGTGATAAACTTTACAAAAAACCAGAAGACAGAATTAAAATCTGGTAA
- a CDS encoding lipocalin family protein yields the protein MKTLHKIAIPVSLGIIGFLIFNSCSVGIPKGATAIKNFNSEKYLGRWYEIARFDYKFEKNMDNVTANYSLNPDGTIKVQNRGYDYVKKEWKESIGEARFVNDQSEARLKVSFFKPIWAGYNVIDIDDDYQNALVVGNSTKYIWILSRNKEIPNSIKERFLAKAQKLGYNTDNLIWVKHN from the coding sequence ATGAAAACCTTACACAAAATAGCCATTCCCGTTTCTTTAGGTATCATCGGTTTTTTAATATTCAATTCCTGTTCGGTCGGTATTCCAAAAGGCGCAACAGCCATCAAAAACTTTAATTCAGAAAAATATCTTGGTAGATGGTACGAAATTGCCCGTTTCGACTATAAATTCGAGAAAAATATGGATAATGTGACCGCCAATTATTCACTAAATCCTGACGGAACAATCAAAGTGCAAAACAGAGGCTACGATTACGTAAAAAAAGAATGGAAAGAATCCATCGGAGAAGCAAGATTCGTGAACGATCAATCTGAAGCGAGGCTAAAAGTTTCCTTTTTTAAACCGATTTGGGCGGGTTATAATGTGATTGATATTGATGATGATTATCAAAATGCTCTCGTCGTAGGAAACAGCACAAAATATATCTGGATTTTATCCCGAAACAAAGAGATTCCAAACAGTATCAAAGAAAGATTCTTAGCAAAAGCCCAGAAACTAGGCTATAATACTGATAATTTAATTTGGGTAAAACACAACTAG
- a CDS encoding M13 family metallopeptidase, with product MKKLNIAVLAFSGIVFLNSCGTTKNTTATEEKAPTNIVVENSSLTIYPENGINLSYMDKTVRPQDDFFSYVNGNWVKETQIPSDKASWGSFNALRENVDDASLGILNKILTEKYAEGSEGQKIQNLYASFMDVEKRNAAGIAPIKSDLAKIDAIKNVNDLQKYLLEATKLGDNSFYGWRVSADMKNSKMNAVYLGGPDLGLGRDYYQKVNEANTKTLAEYQNYVAKLFVVLGYKNSDSAAKNVVDFEKQLANYLLTLEQNRDANLRYNPKNVTELSGLVKNVNLAQYLKDAGVNTDKVIVGELKYYQNMDQFINQKNLPLLKDYLKYHVINGNASNLGDNLDNIRFDFYSKYLQGQKEQRAMDKRGLALVNGVLGEAFGKLYVDKYFTPESKQQMEMYIDYILKSFKKHINDMDWMSPETKVKAQEKLSKFTVKIAYPDQWKDYSKLKVESPAQGATLYSNLQNVSAWQYQKSLEKVGKPVDKTEWGMSPQTVNAYYSGSNNEIVFPAAILQPPFYNPKADAAVNFGGIGAVIGHEISHGFDDSGSRFDGDGNLNNWWTDQDRKNFDAKVGQLAAQYNAYEPVKGSFVNGKFTSGENIGDLGGVAVAYDALQMYLKDKGNVGLISRFNQDQRFFMSWATVWRTKSTDQYMMNQVKTDPHSPGYFRAFGPLVNQDSFMKAFDIKPGDKLYKAPAERIKIW from the coding sequence ATGAAAAAGCTAAATATTGCAGTACTTGCGTTTTCCGGTATTGTATTCTTAAACTCTTGTGGAACTACCAAAAATACCACTGCGACCGAAGAAAAAGCTCCGACAAATATCGTTGTTGAGAATTCTTCACTCACCATTTATCCTGAAAATGGAATTAATTTATCTTATATGGATAAAACGGTTCGTCCGCAGGATGATTTCTTCAGTTATGTAAACGGAAACTGGGTGAAAGAAACTCAGATTCCTTCTGATAAAGCAAGTTGGGGATCTTTCAATGCGTTGAGAGAAAATGTAGATGATGCTTCTTTAGGAATTTTAAATAAAATTTTAACCGAGAAATATGCAGAAGGTTCTGAAGGACAAAAAATCCAGAATCTGTATGCATCTTTTATGGATGTTGAAAAAAGAAATGCCGCAGGAATTGCTCCCATCAAATCTGATTTAGCTAAAATTGATGCGATTAAAAATGTAAATGATCTTCAGAAATATCTTTTAGAGGCAACTAAATTAGGAGATAACTCTTTCTATGGTTGGAGAGTAAGCGCAGATATGAAAAATTCTAAAATGAATGCAGTTTATCTTGGCGGTCCGGATCTTGGTTTAGGAAGAGATTATTACCAAAAAGTAAACGAAGCCAACACAAAAACTTTAGCTGAATATCAAAATTATGTAGCTAAATTGTTTGTCGTGTTAGGATATAAAAATTCGGATTCTGCTGCAAAAAATGTAGTTGATTTTGAAAAACAACTGGCTAATTATTTATTGACTTTAGAGCAAAACAGAGATGCCAATTTAAGATACAATCCTAAAAATGTTACTGAGCTTTCCGGTTTGGTAAAAAATGTAAATCTTGCTCAATATCTGAAAGATGCAGGAGTAAATACCGATAAAGTAATCGTTGGTGAACTGAAATATTATCAGAATATGGATCAGTTTATCAATCAGAAAAACCTTCCGTTGTTGAAAGATTACCTGAAATATCATGTCATCAATGGCAACGCAAGTAATTTGGGAGATAATTTAGATAACATCCGTTTCGATTTTTACTCTAAATACCTTCAGGGACAAAAAGAGCAAAGAGCAATGGACAAAAGAGGTTTGGCGCTTGTAAACGGAGTTTTGGGTGAAGCTTTTGGTAAACTGTATGTTGACAAATATTTTACTCCGGAATCTAAACAGCAGATGGAAATGTACATCGATTACATTTTAAAATCATTCAAAAAACATATCAATGATATGGATTGGATGTCGCCGGAAACCAAAGTAAAAGCTCAGGAAAAACTGTCTAAATTCACAGTAAAAATCGCTTATCCGGATCAGTGGAAAGATTATTCTAAATTAAAAGTAGAATCTCCGGCTCAAGGAGCAACTTTATATTCAAACTTACAGAATGTTTCGGCTTGGCAATACCAAAAAAGCTTAGAAAAAGTAGGAAAACCTGTAGATAAAACAGAGTGGGGGATGTCTCCGCAAACCGTAAATGCATATTACAGTGGTTCAAATAACGAAATTGTTTTCCCTGCTGCGATTCTACAGCCTCCTTTCTACAATCCAAAAGCTGATGCTGCGGTGAATTTTGGGGGAATCGGAGCGGTTATCGGTCATGAAATTTCTCATGGTTTCGATGACAGTGGTTCAAGATTCGATGGAGATGGAAATTTAAATAACTGGTGGACTGATCAGGATCGCAAGAATTTCGATGCTAAAGTGGGACAATTAGCGGCTCAATACAACGCTTACGAACCCGTAAAAGGAAGTTTTGTAAACGGAAAATTTACAAGCGGAGAAAATATAGGTGATTTGGGTGGAGTAGCAGTTGCTTATGATGCACTTCAAATGTATTTAAAAGATAAAGGAAATGTTGGTTTGATTAGCAGGTTTAATCAGGATCAGAGATTTTTCATGAGCTGGGCTACAGTTTGGAGAACCAAATCTACAGACCAGTATATGATGAATCAGGTGAAAACAGATCCGCATTCACCGGGATATTTCAGAGCTTTCGGTCCTTTGGTAAATCAGGATTCTTTTATGAAAGCATTCGATATTAAACCGGGGGATAAATTATATAAAGCTCCGGCTGAGAGAATTAAAATCTGGTAA